In Chitinivibrionales bacterium, the DNA window TCCCTCGGCACAGGAAAACTTTCACACCTGGGCGGAAGTAAACAATTGTACGGGAACACCGGTTGAGACAACCCTGGTCGGTTCAAGCAAATGCGAAACCTATATCACCTGTGATGATAATGTCGAGGTTACCCTCTGCAGCATTGAAGCCGGCCATATGATTTATTCCAATTATCATAATATCGATCTTACCACTATGGCCTGGAATTTCATGAAACAGTTCACCCTCAAAGGCCGGGTTACCCACCTGAACACGCCGCATTCACAAGCCGGAAAAAGAAGCCCCCGTTGTTACTGGGACCGGAGAGAAGCGTCCCTTGTTATACGAGGAATACCACCGGGCATACACCTGAAAATTTACGATTGCAAAGGGCGGGAAATTTCTCTTCCGGAACAGGGGAAGCTCACCCGGAAAATAGCCCTTCCCGAAATCGCCCCCGGCACCTATCTTGTCAAAACCGGCATGGGAAACCTCATCAATAAATTCCTGAAACAATAATCTCGCTCTCTCATTTCGTGGTCAGGCTCTGTCTCAAATCGAAATCATCCTTCCCCCTCTTTCCTCGGTTCCTTAAAGGCAAAGATTGCCACCAGAGTACCTGCAAGAGCGATAATTCCAACAATCGAAAAGAGCCAGGTAAATCCCCTCGTGTCGGCAACATAGCCGATGGCAAGCATGAGAAGCGCTGCAGGGGTGGAGAGGGCCTGGCTGAGGGCGATATAGGTCGGTTGCTCGTGAGTCTGGCAGAATTCGACAACAATATTCATTGCCGAAATTAACATGACAATCTGGGTAATCGGTCTGAGAACAAAAACCAGATAATAAAATTTAAGTGGAGGATTCCATATTGACAGTGCGCAGGCAATGCATATGGACAAACATCCAATAACGAGGTTGATCTTATGACCGAATTTATCACCCAGGTGGCCAAGGAAATAGCTGGCGACGATTGCGGTAATAACGCCGATCAGGGTGAATATGCCGGCATAGGATTCGTCGAGATTAAACTGTTCTATAGCAAAGACCGAATAAAAACCGCCGACTCCGATCCCGATTGTCAAAAGTATTCTGACAACAACAAAGTAGAGAAAATTGGGGTTGGCTTTTATGATGCCCGGAAGGACCGCGAAATATTGTTTTAAGGTTTTGTGTTCCTGCTTTTTGGGATAGACCGGCTCTTTGAGCATGCCGATGAAGAAGACAGCAAGCATCATAAAGAAAAAGCCAAGGCCGAATAAGAGGCTGTAATTATAGGGGAACGTTACTTTTTTCAGGATCTGGGTGACCGATGCTCCGCCGAGGATTCCCAGGCTGAATCCGCCAATCGCACGGCCTGAAGCCATTCTTCCTCGTACTTCCTGAGGAATCATGGTCACAACCATATCAAACCAGGGAGTATACACCAGCCCGGCGGCGATCGAAAAAATCAAAAAGCATATGACCGTGAATGAAACAAGCAGGGAAGGGTACATGGTGCCGAAGAGGGCGCAGAGGACCGCCAGCAATAACCAGGGGGCACGCATGATCGTGCCTAAAATCAGGACCAGCTTTTTCTTTCGTTCCATTCGTTCGGTATAGTTTGCAATCGCCAGGGGAAGGATATTGGTGCTGAGAATGAATGCTGCCGGAAGGAACCCGACTAAAAAGTTACTTCCACCCAAACGCTTGATGAATACCGGTAATACCGTGTCGAAGGCAATAAAAATCATTCCACATAAAAATGTGGAACCGTCGAGAATATTAAAAGTAAGATTCCATTTAAGATGCTTTTTAACAAAATTATTATACTGCTCAATTGACATGAGTTAACAATACACCTGTTCTTTAAAAGGAAAAAATATTCCCCGGCGCCGTGCCCTTAACATCATCGGCTGAGGGTTTGTAGTACGTGACTCAAGGTGCGAATAAATGGGATTTTGTAAACCAACCCGAACAAATACCCCTAATAAATATAATTTATCCGGCCTTTTCAGGGAAGAATTACAGGCATAAATCGTTCAGGTAATATGCCCTTTTCACCAGCAGGTTTCTGCTTGAGAATGAATACGTTTCAGTATTATCGCAACGTTATGATCCGCTTTTGAAGGCGGTCCGAACGGTTTTCCATCCTGTAGATATAACATCCCGAAACCGGGGACATCAGGGGGTTGAGTTCCCGGCGGGTGATATTTTTCCACTGACCAATTTTTCTTCCCCGGATATCGTATACCGCAATAATATGAGAATCAGCACCCTTTACGTTTCCCTTGGTGATATCAAAACCATGGCCTGCACCGGGTGAAGAGATGATTTTTCTTTTTGTATCGGTGAGTCCCCAGTACGAAGGATCGTGGACATAGGCATACTGCTCGGTGGGACCGGCACGCTCCAGGGCGGGTTGTAAAATCGAATCCGGGGGCAGTTCACCCCGGGGATACATGTGATTGTTGCGCACCGTATTGTCGGATTCCCAGCTTCTGTACCACTGAAGGTTGGTGCCTGAAACATTATACACCACACAATCTTCGATAAGAAAATTCATACAACCTTCATCCATGGAAAACCCGTTATTGTCTTCACCCTCTGCCTGGGGGTGTCGCGGAATATCATGGATCACATTGCCCCGCAAGACCGACCCGGGCTGAGTGCCGAGGGCGTAAATCCCGGCGCCGTCACCAAGGTACTCCATGCAGTGATGAATATGATTGTACTCCACAAAGCAGCTCTCCATGCTGGTGGGATCGGCATTCCATTTGAATCCGATCGATACCCCGGTATAGGGAAAATGGGCGATGGTATTATTGGAGATGACCGTGTTTTTTGTAAAGGCGGTCCAGACTGCGCAGGAACCGTAATAGATGACATTGCCGTGGTGAATATTGCAATTGGTGACTTCGTTGCCCACCGGCGCCATTGATGGATCGGGCCAGTCTCTTGATTTGCTGTAGAGCGCGCCGTTGTCGTAGAGGTGACCGCGGTAGCCGATCATCACGGCCTGAGCACCCACATCGGTAATCTCACAGCCGGTGACTTTATTATAGTGTGACGCCACACCAATGCCGACGGCGTTCTGGGCCATGTGGGCAATGCGACAGCCCTTGATTTCGCACTTTTCGGCATAGTTCAAATCGATCGCCACGGGGATAATAAAGGTGACCCCGCCCCCTTCCCAGACATAGTGTGCTGCCTGAAGACATCGGAATCCTTCCTCTTCCAGAATCCATTGGGTGTGTTCAAGCCGCATGTTTTTGAAATGAAGGTTTTTTACAGGATTACCGGATTCACCGTGGGCCTTGATAAGGGTGTTGAGCTTTGGTGCAATAAACTTCCGGGTATTTGGATCTTCTCCCGGAGGAGCAAGATAGGTAAGTCGCCCGGTAGAAGCATCGCAATGCCACTCGCCCGGCTGATCGATAAAAGGGATTGCATGCTCCAGAAACAAACGGGTCTGGGCCGTGGTTTGATAGGCAATATGCCAGCCGGGGCTGCCCAGAGAATTAACCGTCGAAATATGATTGTTGCTCGATGATTCGATATAGACACGGCTTGTGTTCCATATATGCAAAGCGCATATTTCAGCTTTATACTGCCCCAGGTCTTCGGTAGAGGGGACCAGCGGAAGATCGATTTCGTCAAGATCGTAATTGACATCATCCCTGCTGTTGAGTTTCATCAAGCTGTCCCCGTTGGGAAACCGGCTCCGGGGCATCCGATGATTATCCTTGAACAATTGGCCGAACCACCATGACCCCTGGGCAACCTCGGGAATATCCATATACCACAGATCGCCGCTCAGGTTCTGCCATCCGGTCAAAATTTCTCCGCCCGAGAGAAGCACATTCTCGTTTTCATAGGCAGACCAGGTTACCACCCGGGTGTCATCGCCGCCGTCCTGAGGACCGAAGGTCAGCGTGGAATCAAGATAATATTCACCCTCCCGCAAGTAAACAGTGATGTTGCCCGTCATGGAGGCAGCTCTGGCCTCACGGACAGCCCGCTGAGCGCGTTCCGGCGTCAAAAAAGGATGATCGATCGTTCCCGGCGAAGAATCATCACCGGAAGGAGAAACATAAAAGGATGTATCACCCGCATACAGTGCAGAAAACGAAATAAAAAGAATGAGCACGCTGAAAATGAATCTAATCTTTAATTGCATATCACCTTCCATCAGGTTATAATTGATTATTCTGCCTATCATTAAATATAGTTAACCGTTGTTCAGTATAGAACAAAAGTAGTTGGAGCACTGATTTAAATTGTATTTCATAATTATAAGAGCTTATATCCCGACAAGCAACCGAGAAAAGTTTAAATAATTTAAGCTGAAATTGGAACTTGGCCTTAAACCAATAGAATAAACAAAATTACAACTATTTAAACAGCTAATGAGGAACAGGCATGATTATCTTAAGAAAGTCATGTGTCGCAATAAGCTTCATACTGATGCCCGCCTTTGTATTAACTGTCGTTAATGCAGATACCCTGCCCACCCTTGCGGTGCTCTATTTTGAAAACAACAGTCTCATGGCCGCGGATTCTTACAAAGGATTGGAAAAGGGACTGTGTGAAATCATGATCACCCAGCTTTCAAAAATCGGCGGCATCGAGGTTGTTGAGCGGGAGAGACTCGAGCAGGTGTTCGAGGAGATCGCCTTGGGCCAGTCCGGGGCAATCGATGAATCGAGTGCGCCGAAGGTGGGGAAGATTCTGGGGGCCCAAATGCTCGTTCTCGGAAGTTTCATGAAAGACAGGGGTAATAAGATCCGGATCGATACCCGCCTGGTACGGGTGGAAACCGGGGAAATACTTACCGCCGAGGAAGCCACCGGGACAGCGGATAACATTTTCAGTCTTACCAAGAAACTTACCTTCAAAATTGCCCATCTTCTTGATATCGATATTTCATCGGAGGAGAAAAAGAAGCTGAAAAAAAGGCGAAAAGTTTCCTTTGAATCCCTTGTCGCGTATTCCCAGGCTCTGGATGCCTTTGACAGGGGAGACATGAATACCGCCAATCAGCAGGTGAGCAAGGCCCTTGATAACGAAAAAGATTTCCACAAGGCCCAAGAACTCAAACAACAGATCGAGGATAATCAATGAGATCGATTTACTGTATCCTTTGTAGTATGCTCTTTGTTACCCTTCTGTCCGCCACCGGGGTCCCGGACAGTATCTCTGAGCTTCCACCCGACCTCGATTCCCTTATCGGTTGTGCCGATTCGTTGCGCGAGGGCGGTGAACCGGACCGGGCGGTGAAGGTGTATACCACCGTTCTTGAACATGATGAAACGAATGACGATGCCTGGACCGGACTGGGGAAAGCCCGGTACGACCTCAAGGAATTCGATTCTTCGGCTGCCGCCTTTGAGCGTGCCCGTTCTCATGGTGGGGCCCAGGATTGTAAATCGGTCTACTGTTTCGGAACAGCGCTGGGGCTTCTTTCCCGGTACGAGGCTGCCGTTGAAGAACTAGGTAAGCACCGGGACTGCAGCGGCAATGCATCGATGAAACAGCGTTTAAGGGCTCGGAAACTCTTTTATGAACGAAAAATCCTTCACCGGGCGATCAGCGAAGCATCGGCGGCCGAATCGACCTTTACCACCGAGGGCTGCAGCGACAGTATTGTAGCTGTTGTCAATTTTCAGAATAATTCGGGCAATCCCGGCTGGGATCCCCTTGAAAAGGGAATGGCCGACCTGGTGATTACCGATCTTTCGCAGGTCGAGGCATTCGATATCGTGGAGCGGACCCGCATGCAGATGCTGATCGACGAGCTGGCGCTTGATATGACCGGGGTTACCGAAAACAGCGAACGGGCCCGTGTCGGCCGTCTGGTGCGGGCATCCAGACTGGTGGGCGGGGTCTTTGATATCAAAGATTCAACGCAAATCCGCATTCGAGGCGGCTTTTTCGATGTTGCCGCCGGAAAGGTGGCAAAAACAGTCACGGTGACCGGTGGCCTCGACGAACTCTTTGCATTAGAGAAAAAGTTCGTTGTTGCCCTCTGCGATGCTTCGGGGATTATTCTCACCGAAAAGGAACGGGCGGCGATTCAAACGATACCCACCGAAAATCTCACTGCCTATATGGCCTATTGCCGCGGTATCGATGCCTGGGACCGGGGAGACTATGGCGTTGCGGCAACCCATTTCACCGACGCCGCGGAGAGTGACCCCGGTTTCGGAAAGTCAAAGGAGATGGCCGAATTGTCCGGGGCCATGGAAGAGATCGATGCACTCGATAAGGAATACCGAAAAGAGCCGCCGGGACCAGGTGAAGAGGACAATGAAAAGGAGGGTGCCGAAAATGAAACAGAGGATACCGGGGACATTACCGCTGAGGAAAATGTTGATGATAAAGCAGTTGATGAAACACCGGTTGTCTATGACGGCAGCGGTCCATCGACAATAATGGAAAAGGAGACTGCCCGTGAGGAACCGCCGGCTGCTCAGCCGCAGCAGAGCAGTGGCTTTACATTCCGTATCAGCGCGGGCACCGATGTCGCCCACCGGTCCGGTTCCCTGGCAGGCGCCGCCTTTATGCCCGAAAAACCCCTGACACAATCATCACCGGACCAGGATAATCAGGCTTCCCTGAGCGAATCCGGAACTGTTTCTCTGGAAATAACAAATATCCAGCGGCCGGATTATGCCGATTACAAGAATACCGGTATCGGAACAACAAAGCAGGTGCCGATCACGGTACAAATTCCCGATTGAGTATGCTTAAATG includes these proteins:
- a CDS encoding MFS transporter, whose translation is MSIEQYNNFVKKHLKWNLTFNILDGSTFLCGMIFIAFDTVLPVFIKRLGGSNFLVGFLPAAFILSTNILPLAIANYTERMERKKKLVLILGTIMRAPWLLLAVLCALFGTMYPSLLVSFTVICFLIFSIAAGLVYTPWFDMVVTMIPQEVRGRMASGRAIGGFSLGILGGASVTQILKKVTFPYNYSLLFGLGFFFMMLAVFFIGMLKEPVYPKKQEHKTLKQYFAVLPGIIKANPNFLYFVVVRILLTIGIGVGGFYSVFAIEQFNLDESYAGIFTLIGVITAIVASYFLGHLGDKFGHKINLVIGCLSICIACALSIWNPPLKFYYLVFVLRPITQIVMLISAMNIVVEFCQTHEQPTYIALSQALSTPAALLMLAIGYVADTRGFTWLFSIVGIIALAGTLVAIFAFKEPRKEGEG
- a CDS encoding tetratricopeptide repeat protein codes for the protein MRSIYCILCSMLFVTLLSATGVPDSISELPPDLDSLIGCADSLREGGEPDRAVKVYTTVLEHDETNDDAWTGLGKARYDLKEFDSSAAAFERARSHGGAQDCKSVYCFGTALGLLSRYEAAVEELGKHRDCSGNASMKQRLRARKLFYERKILHRAISEASAAESTFTTEGCSDSIVAVVNFQNNSGNPGWDPLEKGMADLVITDLSQVEAFDIVERTRMQMLIDELALDMTGVTENSERARVGRLVRASRLVGGVFDIKDSTQIRIRGGFFDVAAGKVAKTVTVTGGLDELFALEKKFVVALCDASGIILTEKERAAIQTIPTENLTAYMAYCRGIDAWDRGDYGVAATHFTDAAESDPGFGKSKEMAELSGAMEEIDALDKEYRKEPPGPGEEDNEKEGAENETEDTGDITAEENVDDKAVDETPVVYDGSGPSTIMEKETAREEPPAAQPQQSSGFTFRISAGTDVAHRSGSLAGAAFMPEKPLTQSSPDQDNQASLSESGTVSLEITNIQRPDYADYKNTGIGTTKQVPITVQIPD